The following proteins come from a genomic window of Scylla paramamosain isolate STU-SP2022 chromosome 46, ASM3559412v1, whole genome shotgun sequence:
- the LOC135094704 gene encoding sorting and assembly machinery component 50 homolog isoform X3: MGTVHAKSPDTDEGSVGVKMDLQALKARVQRVHVDGLGRTKDDIVINTVRDVFAAQDFQTVIMKIHEARTRLSNLGCFKDVGVFIDTYKGPDALEDGIEVTFEVRETNLLGAKINTSVGNNEGSVSTGGVLRNVFGRGEEASCEYSHGTKRTSSFHTTFTKPFHNEASTVLSSSVYQQASESPWSGYKELDRGILLSLAFNSAPQVQQKLVLDGVWRHLACLSRTTAFAVREQAGHSLKSSLRHELKVDRRDDLVFPSDGVAFTIKNELAGLGGDIGFLKNELDLQVNVPLPGDLVIQGSLVAGHLLPLRNNKTHCITDRFLLGGPMNLRGFEMCGVGPHSDGCSLGADMYWAAALHTYSPLPLLGRGGSISDKFRLHAFVNTGNIGDFVLTDDYKQNLRTLLQEVRLSYGAGLAMSLGGFARVELNYCVPLLVQRGDRPSQGLQFGVAASFL, from the exons ATGGGCACCGTTCACGCCAAA AGTCCCGACACAGATGAGGGCAGTGTGGGTGTCAAGATGGACCTACAGGCTCTTAAG GCCCGAGTGCAGAGGGTCCACGTGGACGGGCTGGGGAGGACCAAGGATGACATCGTAATCAACACTGTAAGGGATGTGTTTGCCGCCCAGGACTTCCAGacg GTGATAATGAAGATCCACGAAGCAAGGACGCGGCTGTCTAACCTGGGCTGCTTTAAGGACGTCGGGGTGTTTATTGACACATACAAGGGGCCGGATGCTTTAGAGGACGGCATTGAG GTAACATTTGAAGTGCGGGAAACGAACCTCCTGGGGGCCAAGATTAACACCAGCGTGGGGAACAACGAAGGGTCTGTCTCTACTGGCGGTGTGCTCAGAAACGTGTTTGGACGCGGGGAAGAGGCCAGCTGTGAATACTCTCATGGCACCAAGCGAACTTCATCCTTTCACACGACGTTTACCAAGCCTTTCCATAATGAAGCAAGCACTGT TCTAAGCAGCAGCGTGTACCAGCAAGCCTCAGAGTCGCCCTGGTCCGGGTACAAGGAGCTGGACCGTGGTATTCTCCTGTCCCTCGCCTTCAACTCGGCGCCGCAG GTGCAACAAAAGCTGGTGTTGGACGGAGTGTGGCGTCACCTGGCCTGCCTGTCACGCACCACAGCCTTTGCAGTGCGGGAACAGGCCGGTCACTCCCTCAAGTCCTCCCTGAGACATGAACTGAAGGTGGACAGGAGAGACGACCTGGTGTTCCCCTCAGATGGTGTTGCTTTCACCATTAAG AATGAACTGGCTGGTCTAGGCGGCGACATTGGCTTCCTAAAGAATGAATTGGATCTACAAGTGAACGTACCTCTCCCTGGGGACTTG GTGATCCAAGGCAGCCTGGTAGCCGGCCACCTGCTGCCTCTGAGGAACAACaagacacactgcatcacagACCGGTTCCTCCTTGGCGGCCCCATGAACCTGCGTGGCTTTGAAATGTGTGGTGTGGGGCCCCATAGTGACGGGTGTTCTCTGGGGGCTGAT ATGTACTGGGCGGCAGCTTTGCACActtactctcctcttcctcttctgggCCGCGGAGGATCGATCAGCGACAAATTCCGCCTCCATGCATTTGTCAACACTGGAAACATTGGAGACTTTGTGTTGA CTGACGATTACAAGCAGAACCTCCGGACACTTCTTCAGGAGGTTCGTTTGTCATACGGCGCTGGGCTGGCAATGAGTCTGGGAGGATTTGCACGTGTGGAGCTCAACTACTGCGTGCCTCTGTTGGTGCAGCGCGGCGACCGACCCAGCCAGGGATTACAGTTTGGTGTGGCTGCCAGTTTCCTATGA
- the LOC135094706 gene encoding acidic fibroblast growth factor intracellular-binding protein-like, protein MLPSLAFVWASQHSLFTCSSASLGLVTTPALPLVPPRWRKLLNTRPYSALASIPTALCSATNQALGTNILDLPNLLAAVGSPLRQKTRTIREKGKASQLSPISRSSEEVNMIPEVDIFVGNYTIIDQEVFELWVQGYSVVECVSVLQQRGELEAWGAAQDLLASDTGDHYRTFGMLEKLLLTPPKLAEEWTFQLEPAVQRMVIEKYYELDDIVIREIIGKKLSGRTRKDLDDVAEKTGVLLRSCRRQFDNVKRIFKHVDEMTGSVMANIQSAFLLPPPLAKKYASIVFIINNRFETSKRKLNYLTFEDFSVCASLMMSSWTTASPLAPALAPDTRDDTDFDRDFLIELRDFKLLLDREKEHRNVTLSHLRGKIPDRMCSEVESNFKIYSRGIINIGCSLNNSRDLRDFFVDAVERVVEPCRQARWRSPELEIFLKVYAEAGSALDIMAS, encoded by the exons ATGTTGCCCTCACTTGCCTTCGTCTGGGCCTCTCAACACTCTCTGTTTACCTGCAGTTCTGCATCGCTTGGGCTTGTCACCACACCCGCACTGCCCCTGGTGCCCCCACGGTGGAGGAAACTATTGAACACTCGCCCCTACTCAGCCCTCGCTTCTATTCCCACTGCGTTGTGCTCCGCGACCAACCAAGCCCTCGGGACCAACATCCTTGACCTGCCCAACCTACTGGCGGCAGTGGGCAGCCCTCTACgccaaaaaacaagaacaataagagagaagggaaaggcatCTCAGTTGTCGCCGATCAGCAGGAGCAGTGAGGAGGTCAACATGATTCCAGAAGTGGATATTTTTGTTGGAAATTACACGATTATTGATCAGGAAGTGTTTGAGTTATGGGTGCAGGGTTActctg tggtggagtgtgtgtCGGTGTTGCAGCAGCGCGGGGAGCTGGAGGCTTGGGGGGCGGCGCAGGACCTCCTTGCTTCGGACACTGGGGACCACTATCGCACCTTTGGCATGCTGGAGAAGCTGCTGCTCACGCCCCCTAAGCTGGCCGAGGAGTGGACCTTTCAGCTGGAGCCCGCCGTACAGCGCATGGTCATCGAGAA GTATTACGAGCTGGACGACATCGTTATCCGAGAAATCATTGGAAAGAAGTTATCGGGCCGAACCAGGAAGGATCTTGACGACGTGGCTGAGAAGACAGGTGTGCTTCTGAGATCCTGCAG ACGTCAATTTGATAACGTGAAGCGGATTTTCAAGCACGTAGATGAGATGACTGGCTCAGTGATGGCCAATATCCAGTCTGCCTTCCTGCTGCCACCGCCGCTGGCCAA GAAATATGCATCGATCGTCTTCATCATCAACAACCGCTTTGAGACAAGCAAACGCAAGCTGAACTACTTAACGTTTGAGGACTTCTCAGTGTGTGCGTCCCTCATGATGTCGTCCTGGACCACCGCGAGCCCCCTGGCCCCCGCGCTGGCCCCAGACACCAGGGATGATACTGATTTCGACAGGGACTTCCTCATTGAGCTCAGGGACTTCAAACTTCTGCTGGATCGGGAAAAGGAGCATCGGAA CGTCACCCTAAGCCACCTCAGAGGGAAGATACCAGACCGCATGTGCTCAGAGGTGGAAAGCAACTTCAAGATTTACTCAAGGGGCATTATAAACATCGGCTGCTCCCTCAACAACTCTCGGGACCTGAGGGATTTCTTTGTGGATGCTgtggagagggtggtggagCCCTGCAGACAGGCTAGGTGGAGGTCCCCTGAGCTGGAGATCTTCCTGAAGGTGTACGCTGAAGCTGGGTCTGCCCTGGATATTATGGCCAG CTGA
- the LOC135094704 gene encoding sorting and assembly machinery component 50 homolog isoform X4, translated as MGTVHAKARVQRVHVDGLGRTKDDIVINTVRDVFAAQDFQTVIMKIHEARTRLSNLGCFKDVGVFIDTYKGPDALEDGIEVTFEVRETNLLGAKINTSVGNNEGSVSTGGVLRNVFGRGEEASCEYSHGTKRTSSFHTTFTKPFHNEASTVLSSSVYQQASESPWSGYKELDRGILLSLAFNSAPQVQQKLVLDGVWRHLACLSRTTAFAVREQAGHSLKSSLRHELKVDRRDDLVFPSDGVAFTIKNELAGLGGDIGFLKNELDLQVNVPLPGDLVIQGSLVAGHLLPLRNNKTHCITDRFLLGGPMNLRGFEMCGVGPHSDGCSLGADMYWAAALHTYSPLPLLGRGGSISDKFRLHAFVNTGNIGDFVLTDDYKQNLRTLLQEVRLSYGAGLAMSLGGFARVELNYCVPLLVQRGDRPSQGLQFGVAASFL; from the exons ATGGGCACCGTTCACGCCAAA GCCCGAGTGCAGAGGGTCCACGTGGACGGGCTGGGGAGGACCAAGGATGACATCGTAATCAACACTGTAAGGGATGTGTTTGCCGCCCAGGACTTCCAGacg GTGATAATGAAGATCCACGAAGCAAGGACGCGGCTGTCTAACCTGGGCTGCTTTAAGGACGTCGGGGTGTTTATTGACACATACAAGGGGCCGGATGCTTTAGAGGACGGCATTGAG GTAACATTTGAAGTGCGGGAAACGAACCTCCTGGGGGCCAAGATTAACACCAGCGTGGGGAACAACGAAGGGTCTGTCTCTACTGGCGGTGTGCTCAGAAACGTGTTTGGACGCGGGGAAGAGGCCAGCTGTGAATACTCTCATGGCACCAAGCGAACTTCATCCTTTCACACGACGTTTACCAAGCCTTTCCATAATGAAGCAAGCACTGT TCTAAGCAGCAGCGTGTACCAGCAAGCCTCAGAGTCGCCCTGGTCCGGGTACAAGGAGCTGGACCGTGGTATTCTCCTGTCCCTCGCCTTCAACTCGGCGCCGCAG GTGCAACAAAAGCTGGTGTTGGACGGAGTGTGGCGTCACCTGGCCTGCCTGTCACGCACCACAGCCTTTGCAGTGCGGGAACAGGCCGGTCACTCCCTCAAGTCCTCCCTGAGACATGAACTGAAGGTGGACAGGAGAGACGACCTGGTGTTCCCCTCAGATGGTGTTGCTTTCACCATTAAG AATGAACTGGCTGGTCTAGGCGGCGACATTGGCTTCCTAAAGAATGAATTGGATCTACAAGTGAACGTACCTCTCCCTGGGGACTTG GTGATCCAAGGCAGCCTGGTAGCCGGCCACCTGCTGCCTCTGAGGAACAACaagacacactgcatcacagACCGGTTCCTCCTTGGCGGCCCCATGAACCTGCGTGGCTTTGAAATGTGTGGTGTGGGGCCCCATAGTGACGGGTGTTCTCTGGGGGCTGAT ATGTACTGGGCGGCAGCTTTGCACActtactctcctcttcctcttctgggCCGCGGAGGATCGATCAGCGACAAATTCCGCCTCCATGCATTTGTCAACACTGGAAACATTGGAGACTTTGTGTTGA CTGACGATTACAAGCAGAACCTCCGGACACTTCTTCAGGAGGTTCGTTTGTCATACGGCGCTGGGCTGGCAATGAGTCTGGGAGGATTTGCACGTGTGGAGCTCAACTACTGCGTGCCTCTGTTGGTGCAGCGCGGCGACCGACCCAGCCAGGGATTACAGTTTGGTGTGGCTGCCAGTTTCCTATGA
- the LOC135094710 gene encoding techylectin-5B-like translates to MELQRGFFCLFLLFFCFLEAASRRGRRRDQLDTLHRQIRALEETQEEVRGDLATLQGHMKALKEVRGDLRELQAGVDALTSLVEASMPEDCWAAKTRGSTKKIVAVKPPGLAPREVVCEQVREGGGWTVMLARHPTHENHVLRENFNKTWKEYREGFGDLRGEFWIGNEVVHALTNQTPHQLYVLLEDWDGNIAEGMWNSFKIAGEAESYQLSVEGYQTAKSTTGDSFGYHHHRRPFSTYDKDNDTDDHEHCAKRYGGGWWYFQCHLSHLTGAALPSREGGPHAITWDTWKETQGLQSAYMAIRPLPPMRQSFETPASYRRSPRSAWP, encoded by the exons ATGGAGTTACAAAGaggatttttttgtttgttcctgcttttcttttgttttctggag GCTGCCTCACGCCGGGGACGAAGGCGGGACCAGCTAGACACCTTACACAGACAGATACGCGCCCTGGAGGAGACCCAGGAAGAGGTGCGCGGGGACCTGGCCACGCTGCAGGGTCACATGAAGGCCCTGAAGGAGGTACGGGGTGATCTAAGGGAGCTACAGGCTGGTGTGGACGCCCTAACTTCGCTGGTTGAAGCCTCCATGCCTGAGGATTGCTGGGCGGCCAAAACACGTGGCTCTACTAAGAAGATTGTCGCG gtGAAGCCTCCTGGACTGGCGCCGCGGGAGGTGGTATGTGAGCAGGTCCGAGAGGGGGGCGGTTGGACGGTGATGCTGGCCAGACACCCGACACACGAGAATCACGTATTGAGGGAGAACTTCAATAAGACGTGGAAGGAGTACCGGGAGGGCTTTGGTGACCTGCGCGGGGAGTTTTGGATAG gTAACGAAGTGGTTCACGCCCTCACCAACCAGACTCCTCACCAGCTGTACGTCTTACTTGAGGATTGGGATGGGAATATTGCTGAGGGAATGTGGAACAGTTtcaa GATAGCGGGTGAGGCAGAGAGCTACCAGCTGAGCGTGGAGGGGTACCAGACGGCCAAGAGCACCACAGGGGACTCCTtcggctaccaccaccaccgccgacCCTTCTCCACCTACGACAAAGACAACGACACGGATGACCACG AACACTGTGCCAAGCGTTACGGGGGCGGGTGGTGGTACTTCCAATGCCACTTGTCTCACCTGACGGGCGCCGCGCTACCCAGTCGAGAGGGAGGGCCTCATGCCATCACGTGGGACACCTGGAAAGAAACTCAGGGGCTGCAGAGCGCCTACATGGCCATCCGTCCACTGCCACCAATGAGGCAGAGTTTTGAAACACCTGCTTCCTACCGCCGCTCCCCTAGATCTGCctggccttga
- the LOC135094704 gene encoding sorting and assembly machinery component 50 homolog isoform X5: protein MGTVHAKSPDTDEGSVGVKMDLQALKARVQRVHVDGLGRTKDDIVINTVRDVFAAQDFQTVIMKIHEARTRLSNLGCFKDVGVFIDTYKGPDALEDGIEVTFEVRETNLLGAKINTSVGNNEGSVSTGGVLRNVFGRGEEASCEYSHGTKRTSSFHTTFTKPFHNEASTVLSSSVYQQASESPWSGYKELDRGILLSLAFNSAPQVQQKLVLDGVWRHLACLSRTTAFAVREQAGHSLKSSLRHELKVDRRDDLVFPSDGVAFTIKVIQGSLVAGHLLPLRNNKTHCITDRFLLGGPMNLRGFEMCGVGPHSDGCSLGADMYWAAALHTYSPLPLLGRGGSISDKFRLHAFVNTGNIGDFVLTDDYKQNLRTLLQEVRLSYGAGLAMSLGGFARVELNYCVPLLVQRGDRPSQGLQFGVAASFL from the exons ATGGGCACCGTTCACGCCAAA AGTCCCGACACAGATGAGGGCAGTGTGGGTGTCAAGATGGACCTACAGGCTCTTAAG GCCCGAGTGCAGAGGGTCCACGTGGACGGGCTGGGGAGGACCAAGGATGACATCGTAATCAACACTGTAAGGGATGTGTTTGCCGCCCAGGACTTCCAGacg GTGATAATGAAGATCCACGAAGCAAGGACGCGGCTGTCTAACCTGGGCTGCTTTAAGGACGTCGGGGTGTTTATTGACACATACAAGGGGCCGGATGCTTTAGAGGACGGCATTGAG GTAACATTTGAAGTGCGGGAAACGAACCTCCTGGGGGCCAAGATTAACACCAGCGTGGGGAACAACGAAGGGTCTGTCTCTACTGGCGGTGTGCTCAGAAACGTGTTTGGACGCGGGGAAGAGGCCAGCTGTGAATACTCTCATGGCACCAAGCGAACTTCATCCTTTCACACGACGTTTACCAAGCCTTTCCATAATGAAGCAAGCACTGT TCTAAGCAGCAGCGTGTACCAGCAAGCCTCAGAGTCGCCCTGGTCCGGGTACAAGGAGCTGGACCGTGGTATTCTCCTGTCCCTCGCCTTCAACTCGGCGCCGCAG GTGCAACAAAAGCTGGTGTTGGACGGAGTGTGGCGTCACCTGGCCTGCCTGTCACGCACCACAGCCTTTGCAGTGCGGGAACAGGCCGGTCACTCCCTCAAGTCCTCCCTGAGACATGAACTGAAGGTGGACAGGAGAGACGACCTGGTGTTCCCCTCAGATGGTGTTGCTTTCACCATTAAG GTGATCCAAGGCAGCCTGGTAGCCGGCCACCTGCTGCCTCTGAGGAACAACaagacacactgcatcacagACCGGTTCCTCCTTGGCGGCCCCATGAACCTGCGTGGCTTTGAAATGTGTGGTGTGGGGCCCCATAGTGACGGGTGTTCTCTGGGGGCTGAT ATGTACTGGGCGGCAGCTTTGCACActtactctcctcttcctcttctgggCCGCGGAGGATCGATCAGCGACAAATTCCGCCTCCATGCATTTGTCAACACTGGAAACATTGGAGACTTTGTGTTGA CTGACGATTACAAGCAGAACCTCCGGACACTTCTTCAGGAGGTTCGTTTGTCATACGGCGCTGGGCTGGCAATGAGTCTGGGAGGATTTGCACGTGTGGAGCTCAACTACTGCGTGCCTCTGTTGGTGCAGCGCGGCGACCGACCCAGCCAGGGATTACAGTTTGGTGTGGCTGCCAGTTTCCTATGA
- the LOC135094704 gene encoding sorting and assembly machinery component 50 homolog A-like isoform X2, translating to MGTVHAKSPDTDEGSVGVKMDLQALKRQERERKRRLRSVRERLAFLRRKAMQMKLKKIKARVQRVHVDGLGRTKDDIVINTVRDVFAAQDFQTVIMKIHEARTRLSNLGCFKDVGVFIDTYKGPDALEDGIEVTFEVRETNLLGAKINTSVGNNEGSVSTGGVLRNVFGRGEEASCEYSHGTKRTSSFHTTFTKPFHNEASTVLSSSVYQQASESPWSGYKELDRGILLSLAFNSAPQVQQKLVLDGVWRHLACLSRTTAFAVREQAGHSLKSSLRHELKVDRRDDLVFPSDGVAFTIKVIQGSLVAGHLLPLRNNKTHCITDRFLLGGPMNLRGFEMCGVGPHSDGCSLGADMYWAAALHTYSPLPLLGRGGSISDKFRLHAFVNTGNIGDFVLTDDYKQNLRTLLQEVRLSYGAGLAMSLGGFARVELNYCVPLLVQRGDRPSQGLQFGVAASFL from the exons ATGGGCACCGTTCACGCCAAA AGTCCCGACACAGATGAGGGCAGTGTGGGTGTCAAGATGGACCTACAGGCTCTTAAG CgccaggagagggagagaaagaggaggctaAGGAGTGTCAGGGAGAGACTGGCTTTTTTGAGAAGGAAGGCGAtgcaaatgaaattaaagaagattAAG GCCCGAGTGCAGAGGGTCCACGTGGACGGGCTGGGGAGGACCAAGGATGACATCGTAATCAACACTGTAAGGGATGTGTTTGCCGCCCAGGACTTCCAGacg GTGATAATGAAGATCCACGAAGCAAGGACGCGGCTGTCTAACCTGGGCTGCTTTAAGGACGTCGGGGTGTTTATTGACACATACAAGGGGCCGGATGCTTTAGAGGACGGCATTGAG GTAACATTTGAAGTGCGGGAAACGAACCTCCTGGGGGCCAAGATTAACACCAGCGTGGGGAACAACGAAGGGTCTGTCTCTACTGGCGGTGTGCTCAGAAACGTGTTTGGACGCGGGGAAGAGGCCAGCTGTGAATACTCTCATGGCACCAAGCGAACTTCATCCTTTCACACGACGTTTACCAAGCCTTTCCATAATGAAGCAAGCACTGT TCTAAGCAGCAGCGTGTACCAGCAAGCCTCAGAGTCGCCCTGGTCCGGGTACAAGGAGCTGGACCGTGGTATTCTCCTGTCCCTCGCCTTCAACTCGGCGCCGCAG GTGCAACAAAAGCTGGTGTTGGACGGAGTGTGGCGTCACCTGGCCTGCCTGTCACGCACCACAGCCTTTGCAGTGCGGGAACAGGCCGGTCACTCCCTCAAGTCCTCCCTGAGACATGAACTGAAGGTGGACAGGAGAGACGACCTGGTGTTCCCCTCAGATGGTGTTGCTTTCACCATTAAG GTGATCCAAGGCAGCCTGGTAGCCGGCCACCTGCTGCCTCTGAGGAACAACaagacacactgcatcacagACCGGTTCCTCCTTGGCGGCCCCATGAACCTGCGTGGCTTTGAAATGTGTGGTGTGGGGCCCCATAGTGACGGGTGTTCTCTGGGGGCTGAT ATGTACTGGGCGGCAGCTTTGCACActtactctcctcttcctcttctgggCCGCGGAGGATCGATCAGCGACAAATTCCGCCTCCATGCATTTGTCAACACTGGAAACATTGGAGACTTTGTGTTGA CTGACGATTACAAGCAGAACCTCCGGACACTTCTTCAGGAGGTTCGTTTGTCATACGGCGCTGGGCTGGCAATGAGTCTGGGAGGATTTGCACGTGTGGAGCTCAACTACTGCGTGCCTCTGTTGGTGCAGCGCGGCGACCGACCCAGCCAGGGATTACAGTTTGGTGTGGCTGCCAGTTTCCTATGA
- the LOC135094704 gene encoding sorting and assembly machinery component 50 homolog A-like isoform X1, which produces MGTVHAKSPDTDEGSVGVKMDLQALKRQERERKRRLRSVRERLAFLRRKAMQMKLKKIKARVQRVHVDGLGRTKDDIVINTVRDVFAAQDFQTVIMKIHEARTRLSNLGCFKDVGVFIDTYKGPDALEDGIEVTFEVRETNLLGAKINTSVGNNEGSVSTGGVLRNVFGRGEEASCEYSHGTKRTSSFHTTFTKPFHNEASTVLSSSVYQQASESPWSGYKELDRGILLSLAFNSAPQVQQKLVLDGVWRHLACLSRTTAFAVREQAGHSLKSSLRHELKVDRRDDLVFPSDGVAFTIKNELAGLGGDIGFLKNELDLQVNVPLPGDLVIQGSLVAGHLLPLRNNKTHCITDRFLLGGPMNLRGFEMCGVGPHSDGCSLGADMYWAAALHTYSPLPLLGRGGSISDKFRLHAFVNTGNIGDFVLTDDYKQNLRTLLQEVRLSYGAGLAMSLGGFARVELNYCVPLLVQRGDRPSQGLQFGVAASFL; this is translated from the exons ATGGGCACCGTTCACGCCAAA AGTCCCGACACAGATGAGGGCAGTGTGGGTGTCAAGATGGACCTACAGGCTCTTAAG CgccaggagagggagagaaagaggaggctaAGGAGTGTCAGGGAGAGACTGGCTTTTTTGAGAAGGAAGGCGAtgcaaatgaaattaaagaagattAAG GCCCGAGTGCAGAGGGTCCACGTGGACGGGCTGGGGAGGACCAAGGATGACATCGTAATCAACACTGTAAGGGATGTGTTTGCCGCCCAGGACTTCCAGacg GTGATAATGAAGATCCACGAAGCAAGGACGCGGCTGTCTAACCTGGGCTGCTTTAAGGACGTCGGGGTGTTTATTGACACATACAAGGGGCCGGATGCTTTAGAGGACGGCATTGAG GTAACATTTGAAGTGCGGGAAACGAACCTCCTGGGGGCCAAGATTAACACCAGCGTGGGGAACAACGAAGGGTCTGTCTCTACTGGCGGTGTGCTCAGAAACGTGTTTGGACGCGGGGAAGAGGCCAGCTGTGAATACTCTCATGGCACCAAGCGAACTTCATCCTTTCACACGACGTTTACCAAGCCTTTCCATAATGAAGCAAGCACTGT TCTAAGCAGCAGCGTGTACCAGCAAGCCTCAGAGTCGCCCTGGTCCGGGTACAAGGAGCTGGACCGTGGTATTCTCCTGTCCCTCGCCTTCAACTCGGCGCCGCAG GTGCAACAAAAGCTGGTGTTGGACGGAGTGTGGCGTCACCTGGCCTGCCTGTCACGCACCACAGCCTTTGCAGTGCGGGAACAGGCCGGTCACTCCCTCAAGTCCTCCCTGAGACATGAACTGAAGGTGGACAGGAGAGACGACCTGGTGTTCCCCTCAGATGGTGTTGCTTTCACCATTAAG AATGAACTGGCTGGTCTAGGCGGCGACATTGGCTTCCTAAAGAATGAATTGGATCTACAAGTGAACGTACCTCTCCCTGGGGACTTG GTGATCCAAGGCAGCCTGGTAGCCGGCCACCTGCTGCCTCTGAGGAACAACaagacacactgcatcacagACCGGTTCCTCCTTGGCGGCCCCATGAACCTGCGTGGCTTTGAAATGTGTGGTGTGGGGCCCCATAGTGACGGGTGTTCTCTGGGGGCTGAT ATGTACTGGGCGGCAGCTTTGCACActtactctcctcttcctcttctgggCCGCGGAGGATCGATCAGCGACAAATTCCGCCTCCATGCATTTGTCAACACTGGAAACATTGGAGACTTTGTGTTGA CTGACGATTACAAGCAGAACCTCCGGACACTTCTTCAGGAGGTTCGTTTGTCATACGGCGCTGGGCTGGCAATGAGTCTGGGAGGATTTGCACGTGTGGAGCTCAACTACTGCGTGCCTCTGTTGGTGCAGCGCGGCGACCGACCCAGCCAGGGATTACAGTTTGGTGTGGCTGCCAGTTTCCTATGA